A stretch of Halomonas elongata DSM 2581 DNA encodes these proteins:
- the murJ gene encoding murein biosynthesis integral membrane protein MurJ, protein MRSGMVVSSMTMLSRVMGLARDMVIAALFGAGQGADAFFVAFKVPNFLRRLFAEGAFNQAFVPVLSEYATQRTRDEVRELLDAVAGSLAAVLMLITALAMLAAPWLAWAFAPGFARDPEKMALTVDMLRLTFPYLLLISLTAFSGSVLNTWGRFAVPAFTPVLLNLSLIGAAMLLTPLVSEPALALAWGVLIAGAAQLAFQVPFLARLGLLPRPWPRFAHPGVRRVLKLMAPAMFGVSVAQINLLLDTVLASLLAAGSVSWLYYSDRLVELPLGVFGVAIGTVILPALSKRHAEQSREHFAQMLDWAIRAVLLLGLPAALALVVLAEPLLITLFHYGAMTDHDIDMAAMSLRAYAVGLVAFMLIKVLAPGFFAQQDTKTPVTIGMIAMGANMVFNLILIWPLAHAGLALATALSAFLNAGLLGRLLHRRGVLIFQAGWGRYAVQLLGGCMAMGLALVWLAPDWHQWLDWSLARRAGWLAALVAVGGGVYFAWLAATGVRLRHFRMKS, encoded by the coding sequence GCGGGTGATGGGACTGGCCCGGGACATGGTGATCGCCGCGCTGTTCGGTGCCGGGCAGGGTGCGGATGCCTTCTTCGTGGCCTTCAAGGTGCCCAACTTCCTGCGTCGGCTGTTCGCCGAGGGAGCCTTCAACCAGGCCTTCGTGCCGGTGCTGTCCGAATATGCCACCCAGCGCACCCGGGACGAGGTGCGCGAGCTGCTCGATGCCGTGGCCGGCAGCCTCGCGGCGGTGCTGATGCTGATCACCGCCCTGGCCATGCTGGCCGCCCCTTGGCTGGCCTGGGCTTTCGCACCGGGGTTTGCGCGTGACCCCGAGAAGATGGCGCTCACCGTGGACATGTTGCGGCTGACGTTCCCCTACCTGTTGCTGATCTCGCTGACGGCCTTCTCGGGGAGTGTGCTCAACACCTGGGGACGCTTCGCTGTACCGGCCTTCACGCCGGTGCTGCTCAACCTGTCGTTGATCGGTGCGGCCATGCTGCTCACGCCCCTGGTGAGCGAGCCCGCGCTGGCACTGGCCTGGGGGGTGCTGATCGCCGGGGCGGCCCAGTTGGCCTTCCAGGTGCCGTTCCTCGCCCGGCTGGGCCTGTTGCCACGCCCCTGGCCCAGGTTCGCCCACCCGGGCGTGCGGCGCGTGCTCAAGCTGATGGCGCCGGCGATGTTCGGCGTTTCGGTAGCGCAGATCAATCTGCTGCTGGATACCGTGCTGGCGTCGTTGCTGGCGGCTGGCAGTGTCTCCTGGCTGTATTATTCCGACCGTCTGGTGGAGCTGCCGCTGGGAGTGTTCGGGGTGGCCATTGGCACGGTGATCCTGCCGGCCTTGTCGAAGCGCCACGCCGAGCAGTCCCGGGAACACTTCGCGCAGATGCTCGACTGGGCGATCCGCGCCGTGCTGCTGCTCGGGCTGCCGGCGGCGCTGGCCCTGGTGGTGCTGGCCGAGCCGTTGCTGATCACTCTGTTCCACTATGGCGCCATGACCGACCACGATATCGACATGGCGGCCATGAGTCTGCGTGCCTATGCCGTGGGCCTGGTGGCCTTCATGCTGATCAAGGTGCTGGCGCCGGGCTTCTTCGCCCAGCAGGATACCAAGACGCCGGTCACGATCGGCATGATCGCCATGGGCGCCAACATGGTCTTCAACCTGATCCTGATCTGGCCGCTGGCGCATGCGGGGCTGGCGTTGGCCACGGCGCTCTCGGCGTTTCTCAATGCCGGCTTGCTGGGCAGGCTGCTGCATCGCCGGGGAGTGCTGATCTTCCAGGCGGGCTGGGGACGTTATGCGGTGCAGCTGCTCGGCGGCTGCATGGCGATGGGCCTGGCTCTCGTCTGGCTGGCGCCGGACTGGCACCAATGGCTCGACTGGTCGTTGGCGAGGCGTGCGGGCTGGCTGGCGGCCCTGGTGGCGGTCGGGGGAGGCGTGTACTTCGCCTGGCTGGCCGCCACGGGAGTGCGGCTGCGCCACTTCCGAATGAAAAGCTGA
- the ribF gene encoding bifunctional riboflavin kinase/FAD synthetase: MQVIRGLHNLRDEHHGCVATIGNFDGVHRGHQAILDQLLERARSLSLPATVVVFEPQPREFFAGDQAPPRLTRLRDKVRLLAEYGADRVLCLPFNDALRSLTARAFIEQVLVQGLGVRHLVVGDDFRFGCDRRGDFELLQTVGTGSGFEVEHTRTFLLDGERVSSTRVRTMLASGNFDQAARMLGRPYRLGGRVMRDRQLGRTIGVPTANLPQPPHPLALQGVYAVKVELPGGRHAEGVANIGWRPTVGSQRPVLEVHLFDFDEDLYGERLTVLPCAKLRGEMKFDGLEALKAQIGADQARARRFFAETAATGDSLPLASAPLAREAVFSDSSAGLPADHDDG, translated from the coding sequence ATGCAAGTGATTCGAGGATTGCACAATCTGCGCGACGAGCATCATGGCTGCGTGGCGACCATCGGCAATTTCGATGGCGTTCATCGCGGCCATCAGGCGATCCTCGATCAGCTGCTCGAACGCGCGCGTTCGTTATCGCTGCCGGCCACGGTGGTGGTCTTCGAGCCCCAGCCCCGGGAGTTCTTCGCCGGGGACCAGGCGCCGCCCCGACTGACGCGGCTGCGTGACAAGGTTCGGCTGCTGGCCGAGTACGGCGCCGACCGCGTGTTGTGCCTGCCCTTCAACGATGCCCTGCGCAGCCTGACCGCCCGGGCCTTCATCGAGCAAGTGCTGGTGCAGGGCCTGGGCGTGCGCCATCTGGTGGTGGGCGACGATTTCCGTTTCGGCTGCGACCGGCGCGGTGATTTCGAACTGTTGCAGACGGTCGGCACCGGTTCGGGATTCGAGGTCGAGCACACCCGGACCTTCCTGCTGGACGGTGAACGCGTTTCCAGCACGCGAGTCAGAACCATGCTGGCGAGCGGCAACTTCGATCAGGCCGCCCGCATGCTGGGTCGGCCTTACCGGCTCGGCGGCCGGGTGATGCGCGATCGCCAGCTCGGGCGGACCATCGGTGTGCCCACGGCGAACCTGCCACAGCCGCCGCATCCACTGGCCCTGCAGGGCGTCTACGCGGTCAAGGTCGAATTGCCCGGCGGACGTCACGCCGAGGGGGTGGCCAATATCGGCTGGCGGCCCACCGTGGGAAGCCAGCGGCCGGTGCTCGAGGTGCATCTGTTCGACTTCGATGAGGATCTGTACGGCGAGCGATTGACGGTACTGCCCTGCGCCAAGCTGCGCGGCGAGATGAAGTTCGATGGCCTCGAGGCCCTCAAGGCCCAGATCGGTGCCGACCAGGCTCGTGCGCGACGCTTTTTCGCCGAGACGGCGGCGACAGGAGATTCCCTACCTCTGGCATCGGCGCCGCTGGCGCGCGAGGCCGTGTTTTCCGACTCCTCGGCGGGACTGCCCGCCGACCATGATGACGGCTGA
- the ileS gene encoding isoleucine--tRNA ligase, whose protein sequence is MSDYKHTLNLPETEFPMRGMLPKREPARVAQWQEMDLYHRLREARQGRESFVLHDGPPYANGSIHIGHALNKILKDIIVKSKNLAGFDAPYVPGWDCHGLPIEHKVETTHGKHLEPEQARALCREYAAEQIDGQRESFIRLGVIGDWEHPYRTMDFVNEAGEIRALADLVEGGYVFKGLKPVNWCFDCGSALAEAEVEYADKQSDAIDVAFPCAEDDKLAAAFGLTELPKPAAVVIWTTTPWTIPANQALNVHPEFTYALVDVGDRLLLLAEELVESCLERFGLEGNIIATAAGERLELIEFAHPFYERRAPVFLADYVEVEEGSTGIVHSAPVHGVDDFESCRRYGIEFDDFISVVKGDGVYVDDLPFFGGQLIWKANLQIVAKLDEVDALLAHHTITHSYMHCWRHKTPVIYRATAQWFVGMDTLGHDGRSLRDKALEGVEATAFTPAWGKARLHSMIANRPDWCISRQRNWGVPIPFFLHQQTGELHPRTVELMEEVAKRVEREGIDAWFRLDPVELLGDEAGEYEKVTDTLDVWFDSGTTHRHVMRGSHPMGHEQGPRADLYLEGSDQHRGWFHSSLLTGSAIDGHPPYRQLLTHGFTVDEKGRKQSKSLGNVVAPQDVMDKLGADILRLWVASTDYSGEMAVSDQILKRTADVYRRIRNTSRFLLANLNGFDPERDALAFDDMLALDRWVVDRAAQLQTRIQRAYEEYRFLDVYQQVHGFCARELGGFYLDVIKDRQYTTQVDSVARRSAQTALYHVVQALVRWVAPILSFTAEEIYEHIPGKRGESVLLEEYYDGLGTLEESAELGREFWERVLNVKQAVNKCLEDARNAKVIKGNLAAEVTLYVDDELRETLSRLGDELRFVMLTSEVHLASLADGGDAEATELEGLKVAVAASEYRKCERCWHHREDVGQHAGHEDLCGRCISNLPDGPGETRHYA, encoded by the coding sequence ATGAGCGACTACAAGCACACTCTGAATCTGCCAGAAACCGAATTCCCGATGCGCGGCATGCTGCCCAAGCGCGAGCCGGCTCGGGTGGCCCAGTGGCAGGAGATGGATCTCTACCATCGCCTGCGCGAGGCGCGTCAGGGGCGCGAGTCCTTCGTGCTGCACGACGGCCCTCCCTATGCCAACGGCAGCATTCACATCGGTCACGCGCTCAACAAGATCCTCAAGGACATCATCGTCAAGTCCAAGAACCTGGCGGGGTTCGACGCCCCTTATGTGCCGGGCTGGGACTGTCATGGCCTGCCCATCGAGCACAAGGTCGAGACGACCCATGGCAAGCACCTGGAACCGGAGCAGGCCCGGGCGCTGTGCCGCGAGTATGCCGCCGAGCAGATCGACGGGCAGCGCGAGAGCTTCATCCGTCTGGGGGTGATCGGTGACTGGGAGCATCCCTATCGCACCATGGACTTCGTCAACGAGGCCGGCGAGATCCGCGCCCTGGCCGATCTGGTCGAGGGGGGCTATGTCTTCAAGGGGCTCAAGCCGGTCAACTGGTGCTTCGATTGCGGCTCGGCCCTGGCCGAGGCCGAGGTGGAGTACGCCGACAAGCAGTCCGATGCCATCGACGTGGCCTTTCCCTGCGCCGAGGACGACAAGCTGGCCGCCGCCTTCGGGCTGACCGAACTGCCCAAGCCCGCCGCCGTGGTGATCTGGACGACCACGCCCTGGACCATTCCCGCCAACCAGGCGCTGAACGTGCACCCCGAGTTCACCTATGCCCTGGTCGACGTGGGCGATCGGCTGCTGCTGCTGGCCGAGGAGCTGGTGGAAAGCTGCCTGGAACGCTTCGGGCTCGAGGGCAACATCATCGCCACCGCCGCCGGCGAGCGGCTGGAGTTGATCGAGTTCGCGCATCCGTTCTATGAGCGTCGTGCGCCGGTGTTCCTGGCGGACTATGTGGAAGTCGAGGAGGGCAGTACCGGCATCGTCCACTCGGCGCCGGTGCACGGGGTCGACGACTTCGAGTCCTGCCGTCGTTACGGCATCGAATTCGATGACTTCATCAGCGTCGTCAAGGGCGATGGCGTCTATGTGGACGACCTGCCGTTCTTCGGCGGGCAACTGATCTGGAAGGCCAACCTGCAGATTGTCGCCAAGCTCGATGAGGTCGATGCCCTGCTGGCCCACCACACCATCACCCACAGCTACATGCATTGCTGGCGCCACAAGACGCCGGTGATCTACCGGGCCACCGCTCAGTGGTTCGTGGGTATGGACACGCTCGGCCATGACGGCCGCAGCCTGCGCGACAAGGCGCTGGAGGGTGTCGAGGCGACTGCCTTCACGCCCGCCTGGGGCAAGGCGCGCCTGCACTCGATGATTGCCAATCGGCCGGACTGGTGCATCTCGCGCCAGCGCAACTGGGGGGTGCCGATTCCCTTCTTCCTGCATCAGCAGACCGGCGAGCTGCATCCGCGCACCGTCGAGTTGATGGAGGAGGTCGCCAAGCGCGTCGAGCGCGAAGGCATCGATGCCTGGTTCCGGCTCGATCCGGTCGAGCTGCTGGGCGACGAGGCCGGCGAGTACGAGAAGGTCACCGATACCCTGGACGTCTGGTTCGATTCCGGCACCACGCATCGTCATGTGATGCGCGGTTCCCATCCGATGGGGCACGAGCAGGGCCCGCGTGCCGATCTGTACCTCGAGGGATCGGATCAGCATCGTGGCTGGTTCCATTCCTCGCTGCTCACCGGTTCGGCCATCGATGGCCATCCGCCGTACCGCCAACTGCTCACCCATGGCTTCACCGTGGACGAGAAGGGGCGCAAGCAGTCCAAGTCGCTGGGCAACGTGGTGGCCCCCCAGGACGTGATGGACAAGCTCGGCGCCGACATCCTGCGGCTGTGGGTCGCGTCGACCGACTATTCCGGCGAGATGGCGGTGTCCGACCAGATCCTCAAGCGCACCGCCGACGTCTATCGACGCATCCGCAACACTTCGCGCTTCCTGCTGGCCAATCTCAACGGCTTCGATCCCGAGCGCGATGCTTTGGCCTTCGATGACATGCTGGCGCTGGATCGCTGGGTGGTGGATCGAGCCGCCCAGCTGCAGACGCGCATCCAGCGAGCGTACGAGGAATATCGCTTCCTCGATGTCTATCAGCAGGTGCATGGCTTCTGTGCCCGGGAGCTGGGCGGCTTCTATCTGGATGTGATCAAGGACCGCCAGTACACCACCCAGGTGGATTCGGTGGCCCGGCGCAGCGCCCAGACAGCGCTGTACCACGTCGTCCAGGCGCTGGTCCGCTGGGTTGCGCCGATCCTCAGCTTCACCGCCGAGGAGATCTACGAGCATATTCCCGGCAAGCGGGGCGAGAGCGTCCTGCTCGAGGAATACTACGATGGCCTGGGTACCCTGGAAGAGAGCGCCGAACTGGGGCGTGAATTCTGGGAGCGCGTGCTCAACGTCAAGCAGGCCGTCAACAAGTGCCTGGAAGACGCCCGCAACGCCAAGGTCATCAAGGGCAACCTGGCTGCCGAAGTGACGCTCTACGTGGATGACGAGCTGCGCGAGACCCTGAGCCGTCTCGGTGACGAGCTGCGCTTCGTGATGCTGACCAGCGAAGTACACCTGGCTTCGCTGGCTGATGGCGGCGACGCCGAGGCGACCGAGCTCGAGGGGCTCAAGGTGGCCGTCGCGGCCAGCGAATACCGCAAGTGCGAGCGTTGCTGGCACCATCGCGAGGATGTCGGCCAGCATGCCGGTCACGAAGACCTGTGCGGTCGCTGCATCAGCAACCTGCCGGACGGTCCCGGCGAGACTCGTCATTATGCGTGA
- the lspA gene encoding signal peptidase II: MPEHDTKGGAAEVAPMRHPLRWLWLAAAVIVVDLGTKALASALLEYARPLEVLPFFNLTLLHNTGAAFSFLADHPGWQRWFFAAIAVAASVGLTIWMRRLHSDEKILGASLALVIGGALGNLYDRLVHGYVVDFLSFHLAGWYYPAFNVADIGITLGAIGLIVESLFGERRRARRRR, from the coding sequence ATGCCCGAGCATGACACGAAAGGGGGCGCCGCCGAGGTGGCGCCCATGCGACACCCCCTGCGCTGGCTGTGGCTGGCCGCGGCGGTAATCGTCGTCGACCTGGGCACCAAGGCATTGGCGTCCGCCCTGCTGGAATACGCCAGGCCGCTCGAGGTCCTGCCGTTCTTCAACCTGACGCTGCTGCACAATACCGGCGCGGCGTTCAGCTTCCTGGCCGACCATCCCGGCTGGCAGCGCTGGTTCTTCGCCGCCATCGCCGTGGCGGCGAGCGTGGGGCTGACCATCTGGATGCGTCGCCTGCACAGCGACGAGAAAATCCTCGGCGCCTCGCTCGCCCTGGTCATCGGCGGCGCGCTGGGCAACCTGTATGATCGGCTGGTACATGGCTATGTGGTGGACTTTCTGTCCTTCCACCTCGCCGGCTGGTATTACCCGGCCTTCAATGTGGCGGACATCGGCATCACCCTGGGCGCCATCGGGCTGATCGTCGAGTCGCTGTTCGGCGAACGTCGCCGCGCCCGTCGACGGCGTTGA
- the fkpB gene encoding FKBP-type peptidyl-prolyl cis-trans isomerase has translation MSDQQANGHRIDEGMQVTLHFTLKLEDGTVVDSTRDKQPATFQVGDGNLPPGFEHPIKGLAAGENGSYEISPEHAFGQHNPQNVQMIARDDFGDETPEMGMVMSFADVGGGELPGVIKQVGEKQVEVDFNHPLAGRTLTFEVEVLDVQPATTH, from the coding sequence ATGAGCGATCAACAAGCGAACGGCCATCGCATCGACGAGGGCATGCAGGTTACCCTGCACTTCACCCTCAAGCTGGAAGATGGCACCGTGGTCGATTCCACCCGGGACAAGCAGCCGGCCACCTTCCAGGTCGGTGACGGCAACCTGCCGCCCGGCTTCGAGCATCCCATCAAGGGACTCGCTGCCGGCGAGAACGGCAGCTACGAGATTTCCCCCGAGCACGCCTTCGGCCAGCACAATCCCCAGAACGTCCAGATGATCGCCAGGGACGATTTCGGCGACGAGACGCCTGAGATGGGCATGGTGATGTCCTTTGCCGATGTCGGCGGCGGCGAATTGCCTGGGGTCATCAAGCAGGTCGGCGAAAAGCAGGTCGAGGTGGATTTCAATCACCCCCTGGCCGGGCGTACCCTGACCTTCGAAGTAGAGGTGCTGGACGTGCAGCCCGCTACCACCCACTAG
- the ispH gene encoding 4-hydroxy-3-methylbut-2-enyl diphosphate reductase yields MQIKLANPRGFCAGVDRAIEIVNRALDVFGPPIYVRHEVVHNRFVVDSLRERGAVFVEELHEVPDDVIVIFSAHGVSRAVQQEAERRGLRVFDATCPLVTKVHMEVLRYARRGQECILIGHQGHPEVEGTMGRYDTSQGGQIYLVEDEKDVARLEVQDPSQLAFVTQTTLSMDDTARVIDALRAKFPEIQGPRKDDICYATQNRQDAVRELASGSDLLLVVGSPNSSNSNRLRELSERVGTPAYLIDNAEQIDAAWLENVGTVGVTAGASAPEVLVQGVIERLRALGAEMPEELDGRAETITFSMPTELRERVIASS; encoded by the coding sequence ATGCAAATCAAGCTGGCCAATCCCCGCGGTTTCTGCGCCGGTGTCGATCGTGCCATCGAGATCGTCAATCGGGCGCTGGATGTGTTCGGCCCGCCGATCTACGTGCGTCACGAGGTGGTGCACAACCGCTTCGTGGTCGACAGCCTGCGCGAACGCGGCGCGGTCTTCGTCGAGGAACTGCATGAGGTGCCCGACGACGTGATCGTCATCTTCTCGGCGCACGGCGTATCCCGCGCCGTGCAGCAGGAAGCCGAGCGGCGCGGTCTGCGGGTCTTCGATGCCACCTGCCCGCTGGTCACCAAGGTGCACATGGAAGTACTGCGCTATGCCCGGCGTGGCCAGGAGTGCATCCTCATCGGCCACCAGGGCCACCCCGAGGTGGAAGGCACCATGGGCCGCTACGACACCTCCCAGGGAGGCCAGATCTACCTGGTGGAGGACGAGAAGGACGTGGCGCGTCTCGAGGTGCAGGACCCGAGCCAGTTGGCCTTCGTCACCCAGACGACCCTGTCGATGGACGATACCGCTCGGGTGATCGACGCCCTGCGCGCCAAGTTCCCGGAGATCCAGGGGCCACGCAAGGACGACATCTGCTACGCCACCCAGAACCGTCAGGACGCCGTGCGGGAGCTGGCCTCCGGAAGTGATCTGCTGCTGGTGGTGGGCAGTCCCAACAGCTCGAATTCCAATCGGCTGCGCGAGCTTTCCGAGCGGGTCGGTACACCGGCCTACTTGATCGACAACGCCGAACAGATCGACGCGGCCTGGCTGGAAAACGTCGGGACGGTGGGCGTGACCGCCGGGGCCAGCGCACCGGAAGTGCTGGTTCAGGGCGTGATCGAACGATTGCGCGCCCTGGGGGCCGAGATGCCGGAAGAACTCGATGGACGTGCCGAGACGATCACCTTCTCCATGCCCACCGAGCTGCGCGAGCGGGTTATCGCCAGCAGCTAG
- a CDS encoding type IV pilin protein, producing the protein MCHSQARASRRSEVRRGQAGFTLLELMVVVAIIAILAGAAYPRYMDAVGEARLADGRSALMALAGRLERCRTSTHSYVDCIDSPTPSEAGHYRITATLSPTEYRLTATHDSEAVKTACRVLTLDSTGQAMPEACW; encoded by the coding sequence ATGTGCCATTCGCAGGCGCGGGCGTCGCGCCGATCCGAGGTCCGTCGTGGGCAGGCCGGTTTCACGCTGCTCGAGTTGATGGTCGTGGTGGCGATCATCGCTATTCTCGCCGGGGCCGCCTATCCGCGCTATATGGATGCCGTGGGCGAAGCGCGCCTCGCCGATGGCCGGTCAGCACTCATGGCGCTGGCTGGCCGCCTGGAACGCTGTCGCACCAGCACGCACTCCTATGTTGACTGCATCGACTCGCCGACTCCTTCTGAAGCGGGGCATTACCGTATTACCGCCACCCTGTCGCCGACCGAGTATCGACTGACGGCCACGCATGACAGTGAGGCCGTCAAGACGGCGTGTCGCGTGCTGACGCTCGACTCGACAGGGCAGGCGATGCCCGAGGCGTGCTGGTAG
- a CDS encoding prepilin-type N-terminal cleavage/methylation domain-containing protein — MARFQQAFTLLEALVALLVLSVGLLGMASVQLESLRGAHVGYQRGLTSLAAQDAVELLWSRLEAGRCPGLGAEEADWEARWRARMPGLQGRVEPAGDDCTYVVTLEWQASRLADEGETSFVYTTRLPGESP; from the coding sequence ATGGCAAGATTCCAGCAAGCCTTCACCCTGCTGGAAGCCCTGGTGGCGCTGCTGGTGCTCTCGGTAGGGTTGCTGGGAATGGCGTCGGTGCAGCTCGAGTCGCTGCGCGGTGCGCATGTCGGTTATCAGCGCGGCCTGACATCCCTGGCGGCGCAGGATGCCGTCGAGTTGCTGTGGTCGCGTCTCGAGGCCGGCCGTTGTCCAGGCCTGGGGGCCGAGGAAGCGGACTGGGAAGCTCGCTGGCGTGCCCGGATGCCCGGCTTGCAGGGCCGCGTCGAGCCGGCCGGCGATGATTGCACCTATGTGGTGACCCTCGAGTGGCAGGCGTCGCGTCTGGCGGACGAGGGCGAGACGTCCTTCGTCTATACCACCCGGCTGCCCGGTGAATCCCCATGA
- a CDS encoding PilW family protein, which produces MMAGRVVESGVSLVELLVALAVSMLVLLGAGRLYLGGVENLARVDDLGERQEAMTLGALFLLRDIRRGGVEPGRYKLVDAVNGEGCSLHDGVSGEPLVDGLAATAGSCAASEPLQADVGGRAGLYRIVLRPLDVSEPLVLHAMDREAAVRHAGESAP; this is translated from the coding sequence ATGATGGCGGGGCGCGTTGTCGAGAGCGGGGTGTCGCTGGTCGAGCTGCTGGTGGCTTTGGCGGTGAGCATGCTGGTCCTGCTGGGTGCGGGGCGCCTGTATCTGGGCGGGGTCGAGAACCTGGCTCGGGTGGACGATCTGGGCGAGCGCCAGGAAGCCATGACCCTGGGGGCGCTGTTCCTGTTGCGCGATATTCGGCGCGGTGGCGTCGAGCCGGGGCGCTACAAGCTGGTCGACGCCGTAAACGGTGAAGGCTGCAGTCTTCATGACGGCGTGTCGGGCGAGCCGCTGGTGGATGGCCTGGCGGCGACGGCCGGGAGCTGCGCGGCGAGTGAGCCGCTACAGGCGGACGTGGGCGGTCGGGCGGGGTTGTACCGAATCGTCCTGCGGCCGCTCGATGTATCGGAGCCCCTGGTGCTGCATGCCATGGATCGCGAAGCGGCGGTGCGTCATGCCGGGGAGTCGGCGCCATGA
- a CDS encoding pilus assembly PilX family protein, whose protein sequence is MRDGAERQAGLALPIVLVLLAMAVMLGVAGLRSALTAERLAGNFKASVQAGMAAEAAASSGWSALKKPGDITVESSREVLDALTWHEFIDPARFQGEPVRRGDCEAPIRCAYRYVADASRRHLIVAMGAVMDGDGRVRAVSEPVRVTVVFSRLAELFSRYALLADGTVVTGEGEASKGRAHGNASRVRENRVRIPDVDASPPEDAVSLALEADENGQPRCRFEAVGDLAGRVYHCAGRLDIPVAARFHNATLVARGDIHLAGEVGREASVDVAMLSGGDIHFRAPGVARGWFMAAGDARLEAGALLEGAVIAHGDIHRSSGAVVRHLVGDPLLPHAPREKRLLRWES, encoded by the coding sequence ATGAGAGACGGCGCGGAACGCCAGGCAGGGCTGGCATTGCCCATCGTGCTGGTGCTGCTCGCCATGGCGGTGATGCTGGGAGTGGCCGGGCTACGTTCGGCGCTGACTGCGGAGCGCCTGGCGGGCAACTTCAAGGCATCGGTGCAGGCCGGGATGGCGGCGGAGGCTGCCGCGTCCAGCGGCTGGTCGGCCTTGAAGAAGCCTGGCGACATCACCGTCGAGTCGTCACGCGAGGTGCTCGACGCGCTGACCTGGCACGAATTCATCGATCCCGCCCGCTTTCAGGGGGAGCCGGTCAGGCGAGGTGACTGCGAAGCGCCGATCCGCTGCGCCTATCGTTATGTCGCGGATGCCTCACGGCGACATCTCATCGTGGCCATGGGCGCGGTGATGGACGGCGACGGTCGCGTTCGGGCCGTGAGCGAGCCGGTGCGGGTCACGGTGGTCTTTTCGCGCCTTGCCGAACTGTTCTCCCGCTATGCCCTCCTGGCTGACGGCACCGTCGTGACCGGGGAGGGAGAGGCCTCGAAGGGGCGAGCGCATGGCAATGCATCCCGTGTGAGGGAGAATCGCGTCAGGATTCCCGATGTCGACGCCTCTCCGCCGGAAGATGCCGTGTCGCTGGCGCTGGAAGCCGATGAGAATGGCCAGCCGCGTTGCCGCTTCGAAGCGGTCGGCGATCTCGCCGGACGGGTCTACCACTGTGCGGGCCGCCTGGATATCCCGGTGGCGGCTCGTTTCCACAATGCCACCCTCGTCGCACGGGGCGATATCCATCTGGCCGGCGAGGTCGGACGAGAGGCATCCGTGGACGTGGCCATGCTATCGGGTGGCGACATTCATTTCCGGGCACCGGGGGTGGCGCGTGGCTGGTTCATGGCGGCAGGCGATGCGCGTCTGGAAGCCGGGGCGCTGCTGGAGGGTGCCGTCATCGCACACGGCGACATCCATCGGTCGAGCGGGGCAGTCGTGCGCCACCTCGTCGGCGACCCGCTGCTGCCCCATGCGCCCCGGGAAAAGCGCTTGTTGCGCTGGGAATCCTGA
- a CDS encoding GspH/FimT family pseudopilin: MPPDRITQTYHIDTPHGPARKRQAGLTLLELCVALGILAFTVAWAAPGLGGFMARNEVAADVMRLKDVLATARNTAITRGTIITVCPSRDGRRCIEDWTAPLSILQGEIDLPPGQRLLLGRRGASQVAAITYRLDHRPVRYQPTGRATGHNGTFRLCGRRGEGASVIVSNFGRVRVVDDTPSAC, from the coding sequence ATGCCACCGGATCGCATCACGCAAACTTACCATATCGACACGCCGCATGGCCCGGCACGGAAGCGTCAGGCTGGCCTGACGCTTCTCGAACTGTGCGTGGCGCTGGGCATCCTGGCATTCACCGTGGCCTGGGCAGCACCCGGCCTGGGTGGTTTCATGGCCCGCAACGAAGTCGCCGCGGACGTCATGCGGCTCAAGGATGTCCTGGCGACGGCTCGCAACACCGCCATCACCCGCGGCACGATCATCACCGTCTGCCCCAGCCGGGACGGACGACGCTGCATCGAGGACTGGACAGCACCGCTGAGCATCCTGCAGGGCGAGATCGACCTGCCGCCGGGCCAACGCCTCCTCCTCGGACGACGCGGCGCCAGCCAGGTGGCGGCCATCACCTACCGACTCGACCATCGCCCCGTGCGCTACCAGCCCACGGGGCGCGCCACCGGCCACAATGGCACCTTCCGCCTCTGTGGCCGACGCGGTGAAGGCGCCTCGGTGATCGTCAGCAATTTCGGGCGTGTTCGGGTGGTCGATGACACGCCATCGGCCTGCTAG